From one Butyricimonas faecihominis genomic stretch:
- a CDS encoding TlpA family protein disulfide reductase, translating into MACQSSHQTILKGVVNDNGALIRIAVQGSLKRDTLKVNERGEFEYIPMETQNGVIYELSVKGYNPWIPVFLAKGSRVNIELTLLPQQSMEISFSGDCEKENKYLFALRSIENSQEWYSPEISALKFKDFKLKVDEKEKELRILGNQITNKKNREQLAKKAYLNLQNQRFSWYLSHVGDSVKDVDFLDFVKSINWNDSLSCNEELLEYMIGWSMSQVTDLDWNDFPKKSLEIIGSLVTDQEMKNRYVTSRFLSYLNRPGVLSLQDAYEYYNSICTDEILKETARGEYNEYIRVNGNLMRGKVAPDFELTGEDGKKYKLSDFRGKFLLLDVWATWCAPCRDELPYMAKLKEHFKKDDQVEIISIAIDNNVNVWKKFLEKEKPTWKQYIVDKKTNDFLGKEYRIEGIPHFMLLDREGRFIAYSFVRPSEPECITLLEKYLNQIQ; encoded by the coding sequence ATGGCTTGTCAATCAAGCCATCAGACGATTCTGAAAGGAGTGGTTAATGATAATGGAGCTTTGATACGGATTGCCGTGCAAGGTAGTTTAAAACGAGACACTCTGAAAGTGAATGAGAGAGGGGAATTTGAGTACATTCCTATGGAAACACAGAATGGAGTGATTTATGAATTGTCCGTGAAAGGTTATAATCCTTGGATACCGGTATTTTTAGCAAAAGGAAGTCGTGTGAATATAGAATTGACATTACTACCTCAACAATCGATGGAGATTAGTTTTTCTGGAGATTGTGAAAAAGAGAATAAATATCTGTTTGCTTTACGATCTATTGAAAATTCACAGGAATGGTATTCTCCCGAGATATCTGCTCTTAAATTCAAAGATTTCAAGTTGAAAGTCGATGAAAAAGAAAAAGAATTAAGAATTTTAGGAAATCAGATTACGAATAAAAAAAATCGTGAGCAATTGGCAAAAAAAGCCTATCTAAATCTTCAAAATCAGCGGTTTTCATGGTACCTGTCTCATGTAGGAGATAGTGTAAAAGATGTGGATTTTTTGGATTTTGTAAAATCCATAAATTGGAACGATTCGTTGAGTTGTAACGAAGAACTTTTGGAATATATGATTGGGTGGAGTATGAGTCAAGTGACAGACTTGGATTGGAATGATTTTCCGAAAAAAAGTTTAGAAATTATCGGATCGCTGGTGACTGACCAAGAGATGAAAAATCGATATGTTACTTCCAGATTTCTAAGCTATTTGAACAGGCCCGGCGTGTTAAGTTTACAGGATGCCTACGAGTACTATAATTCCATATGCACGGATGAAATATTAAAGGAAACAGCACGTGGAGAGTATAACGAATATATCCGAGTGAATGGGAATTTGATGAGAGGAAAAGTAGCCCCAGATTTTGAGTTAACCGGGGAAGACGGGAAAAAATATAAATTATCGGATTTTAGGGGAAAATTTTTGTTGTTAGATGTTTGGGCAACTTGGTGCGCTCCTTGCCGTGATGAGCTACCTTATATGGCGAAATTGAAAGAGCATTTTAAAAAAGATGATCAAGTGGAAATTATTAGTATAGCAATTGATAATAACGTGAATGTATGGAAAAAATTTTTAGAAAAGGAGAAACCGACTTGGAAACAGTATATTGTGGACAAAAAAACGAATGATTTTTTAGGAAAAGAGTATCGAATTGAAGGTATACCTCATTTCATGTTGCTAGACCGGGAGGGGCGTTTTATTGCGTATTCATTTGTTCGTCCTTCTGAACCGGAGTGTATTACATTATTGGAAAAATATTTAAATCAAATACAGTGA
- a CDS encoding PKD-like family lipoprotein, whose product MMKKIQLIIWSILVLCVGACTEDKGDYDYTPLNDLVVQGIEKDYTVEQFSSLKIPVTITAKDGFSEDHYEYLWYIWRVNNAADPDTLSFKKDLDIEVESVTGEYTMRYIVTDKETGVSYSVETDLTIVNSYSKGLMVLSEVEGNANVTFINVVNTVTEDAYEKVNGEVAGRSPRGIFYTGEGEFTKGLVVISTGDGSKVIEPTDFSYMMDFSEMFYFAPDPCVMECLCKNMYGYNEYVIMSGRVYTRNLSFVEDMFVKYDPQVKGDYEAAPFSMYESNDPFFYDQKGKRFIYDDYGKMISVESASGAFNPAAMEATMVYGVAFEDNVRAVMEDADGHHFVIAAQKRVEYDDDFYNSYIRVIPIRKVDLNQTDIGEATCFAVSSKDIDFLYYGYQNKIVCMSTVTGNVLATYDGFEEGNKIDYIEFDRSENPNRLYVGVSNGSGKAKSGSIYYLRMSSNGSLEEENHFNNICGRVVDFEYNK is encoded by the coding sequence ATGATGAAAAAGATTCAATTAATTATATGGAGTATTCTGGTACTTTGCGTGGGAGCCTGTACGGAAGATAAAGGGGATTATGATTATACCCCGTTGAATGATTTAGTTGTTCAGGGGATAGAGAAAGACTATACTGTGGAACAATTCTCATCCTTGAAAATCCCGGTGACAATAACCGCAAAAGATGGATTTTCGGAGGATCATTACGAGTATTTGTGGTATATCTGGCGAGTAAATAATGCCGCAGACCCGGATACGCTTTCTTTCAAAAAGGATTTGGATATTGAAGTCGAATCTGTTACCGGGGAGTATACGATGAGATATATTGTAACAGACAAGGAAACCGGAGTTTCCTATTCTGTAGAAACAGACCTGACGATTGTCAATTCCTATTCCAAGGGATTAATGGTATTGAGTGAGGTAGAAGGTAATGCTAACGTGACATTTATCAATGTTGTGAATACGGTCACGGAGGATGCGTATGAGAAGGTGAACGGGGAAGTAGCCGGAAGGTCTCCCCGGGGAATTTTTTACACGGGCGAGGGCGAGTTTACCAAAGGATTGGTTGTCATATCAACAGGTGATGGATCAAAGGTGATAGAGCCTACGGATTTTTCTTACATGATGGATTTCTCCGAGATGTTTTATTTTGCCCCGGATCCTTGCGTGATGGAGTGTCTGTGTAAAAATATGTATGGGTATAACGAATATGTCATCATGAGTGGGAGAGTATATACTCGTAATCTTTCTTTTGTTGAGGATATGTTTGTCAAGTATGATCCGCAGGTGAAAGGAGATTATGAGGCTGCACCATTTTCCATGTACGAATCGAACGATCCTTTTTTCTATGACCAGAAAGGTAAGCGGTTTATATACGATGATTACGGGAAAATGATTTCCGTGGAATCGGCCTCAGGTGCTTTCAATCCGGCGGCAATGGAGGCCACGATGGTTTATGGGGTAGCTTTCGAGGATAACGTGCGGGCGGTGATGGAGGATGCTGATGGGCATCATTTCGTGATTGCGGCACAGAAAAGAGTGGAATACGATGATGATTTTTATAATTCTTATATTCGGGTTATCCCGATTCGGAAGGTCGATTTGAACCAGACCGATATTGGGGAGGCTACCTGTTTTGCCGTTTCCTCTAAAGATATTGATTTCCTTTATTATGGCTATCAGAACAAAATTGTTTGCATGAGTACAGTGACGGGAAACGTGTTGGCAACGTATGACGGTTTTGAGGAAGGAAACAAAATAGATTATATTGAATTTGACCGTTCCGAGAACCCTAATCGTTTGTACGTGGGAGTAAGTAATGGCTCCGGGAAAGCAAAATCCGGTTCGATTTATTATCTACGGATGAGTAGTAATGGGAGTCTGGAGGAGGAAAATCATTTTAATAATATATGTGGTAGAGTCGTTGATTTTGAATATAATAAATAA
- a CDS encoding DUF4843 domain-containing protein, which produces MKKLYYIILGLLVGLVACQENDKTDFDSNGAVYFQVNPSSWSDTRDSIVYSFAGKDGDSQTLNVQVNLMGEAVNYERHVRVVVNSGKTTAQEGIHYAALEEEYILPAEAFSMNIPVVLYNKDPRLEEEAFQLVLDLEPSDDLELGLTARTTVRVIISNVLTRPYYWEDMYMDGIFGPYSRVKHEYCIRKLGRDFPQDSDEYRTNYGIWKAYGKYMDNFFYENYPILDENGLAIEPWL; this is translated from the coding sequence ATGAAAAAGCTATATTATATAATTCTAGGATTATTGGTCGGGTTGGTTGCTTGTCAAGAGAATGATAAAACAGATTTCGATAGTAACGGGGCTGTTTATTTTCAGGTAAATCCGAGTTCATGGAGTGATACGAGGGATAGTATCGTGTACTCTTTTGCGGGGAAAGACGGAGATTCGCAGACTTTGAACGTACAGGTCAACCTGATGGGGGAGGCCGTGAATTACGAACGTCATGTTCGGGTGGTTGTTAATTCGGGAAAGACGACGGCTCAAGAAGGGATACATTATGCGGCGTTGGAGGAAGAGTATATTCTTCCGGCGGAGGCTTTTAGTATGAATATACCCGTCGTCTTGTATAATAAAGATCCTCGTTTGGAGGAAGAGGCTTTTCAGTTAGTTCTGGACTTGGAACCTTCGGATGATTTGGAACTGGGGCTTACAGCCCGTACAACTGTGCGGGTAATTATTTCCAATGTCCTGACACGTCCTTATTACTGGGAAGATATGTACATGGATGGCATTTTCGGACCTTATTCTAGGGTAAAACATGAATATTGCATTCGGAAGTTAGGGAGGGATTTCCCACAAGATTCAGATGAGTATAGAACAAATTATGGTATTTGGAAAGCGTATGGGAAATATATGGATAATTTCTTCTATGAAAATTATCCGATTTTAGATGAAAATGGCCTTGCTATCGAACCTTGGTTGTAA
- a CDS encoding RagB/SusD family nutrient uptake outer membrane protein, with product MKKIFRYAALLVLLFCMGCSDWLDVRPKSQVKEDDLFTSESGFRDALIGIYALMGRTDTYGGNSTMGFLDILSQTYSSVVYDYNKALVYDYQDETIKKVVDTLWSSNYYAIANCNYLLQNISKHGGVLSEKVRPLVEGEALALRAFLHFDLLRGFAPSYKMGANDPGIPYVKEATNQVVTRSTVAATLDLILGDLKKAQELLRPVDPIGPSFGEYEEEDEYSADDYVTDDGFWLYRKSRFNYYGVTSLMARVYLYKEDMTNALACAEEVIHSGRFACVTDKILQDEPSKYTFVESVGRHEYITSLYVYDLKKGRSDLYFKDLATYACVVGEERKLGIFGGTGLDLDVRSKRLFDIPSGSKTEYVIKYITGNRIPLLKLSEMYLIAAEASGDIRFLETLRGFRGYAGNPLPADANLLEELRKEYQKEFIAEGQLFYFYKRQNMTTIPFTAQTMNRATYVFPMPDNELEFGNIQ from the coding sequence ATGAAGAAGATATTTAGATATGCTGCATTACTAGTATTGTTATTTTGCATGGGATGTAGCGATTGGCTGGATGTACGTCCTAAATCTCAAGTGAAGGAAGATGATCTTTTCACGTCGGAGTCGGGATTCCGGGATGCGTTGATTGGTATATATGCCTTGATGGGACGTACGGATACTTATGGAGGGAACTCCACGATGGGATTCTTGGACATATTGTCACAGACCTATTCATCGGTCGTGTACGATTATAATAAAGCGCTGGTATATGATTATCAAGATGAAACTATAAAAAAAGTGGTGGACACACTTTGGAGTTCTAATTACTACGCGATTGCGAATTGTAATTATCTATTACAAAACATCTCTAAACACGGTGGTGTTTTGAGTGAAAAGGTCCGTCCCTTGGTTGAGGGAGAGGCTTTGGCATTACGGGCTTTCTTGCATTTTGACCTTTTGCGGGGATTCGCACCTTCTTATAAGATGGGAGCGAACGATCCGGGGATTCCTTACGTGAAAGAGGCGACTAATCAGGTCGTGACGCGATCAACCGTTGCTGCGACGTTGGATTTGATTCTAGGAGATTTAAAGAAAGCGCAAGAGTTATTGCGTCCGGTGGATCCGATCGGCCCGTCGTTTGGAGAGTACGAAGAGGAGGACGAGTACTCGGCGGATGATTATGTCACGGATGACGGGTTCTGGTTGTATCGTAAATCCCGTTTCAACTATTATGGGGTGACGTCCTTGATGGCCCGGGTGTACTTGTACAAGGAGGACATGACGAACGCTTTGGCGTGTGCCGAAGAGGTGATCCATTCGGGACGTTTTGCCTGTGTCACGGATAAGATTTTACAGGACGAACCCTCTAAATATACTTTTGTTGAGAGTGTAGGACGGCATGAGTATATCACCTCCCTTTACGTTTACGATTTGAAAAAAGGGCGTTCAGACTTGTATTTTAAAGATTTGGCAACTTATGCCTGTGTTGTCGGGGAAGAACGAAAATTGGGAATCTTTGGAGGAACAGGATTGGATCTTGATGTACGGAGTAAGCGATTGTTCGATATTCCTTCGGGTTCCAAAACAGAGTACGTGATCAAGTATATCACGGGTAACCGGATTCCTTTGTTGAAATTGTCGGAAATGTACTTGATCGCGGCAGAGGCTTCCGGGGATATACGTTTTCTTGAAACATTACGCGGTTTCCGGGGATATGCGGGAAATCCTTTACCGGCTGATGCCAATTTATTGGAAGAACTCCGGAAAGAATACCAAAAAGAATTTATCGCCGAGGGGCAGCTCTTTTATTTCTATAAACGGCAAAACATGACAACAATTCCTTTCACGGCACAAACGATGAACCGGGCAACGTATGTATTCCCGATGCCGGATAATGAATTGGAATTTGGTAATATTCAATAA
- a CDS encoding SusC/RagA family TonB-linked outer membrane protein — protein sequence MTLKVLILLVAFGSVSAMGYSQEQKMDVVFHDEMLENVLEYLKANTDYEFVYRRESLENLKVKSVELKDATLKQVLDQVLRQNGFDYEIVDKIVIVRKLALNQQKKEIKITGRVTDEKGEALPGVTVIVKGTQLGTATGMDGKYSLTLPEGKENHILVFTMVGMETKEVVVGKQTGINVVMKDVVSELDDVIVTGYYTQAKNSFTGAARTITAEELQQGGNQNILSALQNIDPSFVKLANNQMGSNPNAIPDFQIRGAGSISGVRDEYSGNPNMPVFIVDGFETTAEKVFDMDPYRVATITLLKDAAATAIYGSRASNGVVVITTVAPAGGKMSVSYNGDMTFYAADLTDYNLCNAEEKLNLEVLSGMYDISKRLHYTQDKFSDKVYMDEAYNYRLANVREGVNTYWLDKPLNNVTLAHKHSLRLDGGNDYIRYAMEVNYNNTPGVMKESGRERIGLGMELQYIYKGLTFRNQLNYSRVKAKNSPYGSFSEYTKMNPYVKYKDEEGNLIYTVDQDDRWHPTVRSLFIYNPLYNATLNVTDESGYNDLTNLFGIDWYILEGLRLKGSFSFTLQNTFEDVFKPAKHTDFAEYTGDDFDRRGSYTASRGDNFSYDASVVLSYFWRHQKHVINSNLGWNVQQNQTKSFTVRTEGFPNENLDYISFATQYEKSGSPEGDEYTSRLVGFLGNLNYSYDERFLVDLSFREDASSQFGSDNRWAPFWSAGLGWNLHHEKFLKNVNWLQQLKIRGSYGLTGSQNYDPYQAITTYGYLTGERYHYAVGAIVMAMGNRDLSWQRTLQQNYGVDLTLWGDRIDLSADYYIKTSKDVLTAVTLPPSLGFSSYMDNLGEVENRGWELNLKVAILKNQKNSLYWSVNGSAIHNKNKLLKISNALRAYNETQDELTATGEQKDGVNRPRVRYMEGASMNSIWVNQSLGIDPATGNEIFKARNGDIVSEWSTANYAIGGCTDSDVEGTFGTNFTWKGLSLNMTFRYRIGGQMYNQTLVDKVQDVDLRYNVDRRAFEERWQKPGDKVRFAAFSETYDGMNVGYVTRPTSRFVEDYNYLELATLNVAYEFGVARLKRLGIKRLKAMFYMNDVFHASSVKQERGIDYPFARNFSIGLQVRF from the coding sequence ATGACATTGAAAGTTCTTATTTTGCTTGTTGCGTTTGGTTCTGTTAGTGCCATGGGTTACTCGCAAGAACAAAAAATGGATGTGGTATTCCATGACGAGATGCTTGAAAACGTGCTGGAATATTTAAAGGCGAACACGGATTACGAGTTCGTGTATCGTAGAGAAAGTTTGGAAAATCTCAAAGTGAAGAGTGTTGAATTGAAAGATGCGACATTGAAACAGGTTTTGGATCAAGTGTTACGTCAGAATGGTTTTGATTACGAGATTGTCGATAAAATCGTGATTGTCCGTAAGCTTGCCTTGAATCAACAAAAAAAGGAAATCAAGATTACCGGTCGGGTGACGGATGAGAAAGGGGAAGCTTTACCGGGGGTAACCGTGATTGTGAAAGGAACTCAACTGGGAACGGCTACCGGCATGGATGGAAAATATTCATTGACATTACCCGAGGGAAAAGAAAATCATATTTTGGTTTTCACCATGGTCGGCATGGAGACGAAAGAGGTGGTGGTGGGCAAACAGACTGGAATTAACGTTGTGATGAAGGATGTCGTGAGTGAGTTGGATGACGTGATTGTAACGGGATATTATACTCAGGCAAAAAATAGTTTTACCGGGGCTGCCCGTACGATCACGGCGGAGGAATTGCAACAGGGTGGAAATCAGAATATCCTGAGTGCTTTGCAAAATATTGATCCATCGTTTGTGAAGTTAGCGAATAACCAGATGGGTTCGAATCCGAATGCCATTCCGGATTTCCAGATCCGGGGAGCCGGGAGTATTAGCGGGGTTCGGGACGAGTATTCCGGGAATCCCAATATGCCGGTATTTATTGTTGACGGGTTTGAAACTACTGCGGAGAAAGTGTTTGATATGGATCCTTATCGGGTGGCCACGATCACGTTATTGAAAGATGCCGCGGCCACGGCTATCTACGGTTCTCGGGCCTCGAACGGGGTGGTGGTTATCACGACGGTGGCTCCTGCCGGTGGGAAGATGTCGGTAAGTTATAATGGGGATATGACTTTTTATGCGGCTGATCTGACGGACTATAATTTGTGTAATGCCGAAGAGAAACTGAACTTGGAAGTATTGTCAGGAATGTATGATATTTCCAAACGACTTCATTATACTCAGGATAAATTCTCCGATAAGGTGTACATGGATGAGGCTTATAATTATCGTTTAGCTAATGTCCGGGAAGGTGTAAATACCTATTGGTTGGACAAACCGTTGAATAACGTGACGCTTGCTCATAAACACTCTTTGCGATTGGATGGGGGAAACGATTATATCCGTTACGCGATGGAGGTGAATTATAATAATACTCCCGGTGTGATGAAGGAGTCCGGGCGTGAACGTATCGGGTTGGGGATGGAATTACAATATATCTATAAAGGATTGACTTTTAGGAATCAGTTGAATTATTCCCGGGTAAAGGCAAAGAACTCTCCTTATGGAAGTTTCAGTGAATACACGAAAATGAATCCTTACGTGAAATACAAGGATGAAGAGGGTAATTTGATTTACACGGTGGATCAGGATGATCGTTGGCATCCGACAGTTCGAAGTTTGTTTATTTATAACCCTTTGTATAACGCGACTTTAAACGTGACGGACGAGTCCGGGTATAATGATTTGACGAATTTGTTCGGGATCGATTGGTATATTTTGGAAGGATTACGTTTGAAGGGCAGTTTCTCTTTTACGCTTCAAAATACATTCGAGGATGTGTTTAAACCTGCCAAGCATACTGATTTTGCGGAATATACCGGGGATGATTTTGATCGTCGGGGATCCTACACGGCTTCGAGGGGAGATAATTTCAGTTATGATGCCAGTGTCGTTTTGAGCTATTTCTGGCGGCATCAGAAACATGTGATTAATTCAAATCTGGGATGGAATGTGCAGCAAAACCAGACAAAATCATTTACCGTGAGGACGGAAGGTTTTCCGAATGAGAATTTGGACTACATCAGTTTTGCCACTCAATACGAGAAATCGGGTTCTCCGGAGGGGGATGAATATACCTCTCGTTTGGTCGGTTTTCTCGGGAATTTGAATTATAGTTATGACGAGCGTTTCTTGGTGGATCTTTCTTTCCGTGAGGATGCCTCTTCCCAGTTTGGTTCGGATAACCGTTGGGCTCCTTTTTGGTCAGCAGGTTTGGGATGGAATTTGCATCATGAGAAATTTCTGAAGAATGTGAATTGGCTGCAACAATTAAAGATCAGGGGTTCCTACGGGTTGACCGGAAGTCAGAATTATGACCCGTATCAGGCGATAACAACTTACGGGTACCTGACTGGGGAACGTTATCACTACGCCGTGGGGGCGATCGTGATGGCGATGGGAAACCGGGATCTTTCATGGCAACGTACGTTACAACAGAATTATGGTGTGGATTTGACCCTGTGGGGCGATCGGATTGATTTGTCCGCAGATTATTATATCAAGACTTCCAAAGATGTGTTAACGGCCGTAACCTTGCCACCGTCTTTAGGCTTTTCTTCTTACATGGATAATCTGGGAGAAGTGGAAAACCGGGGATGGGAGTTAAACCTGAAGGTGGCTATTTTGAAAAATCAGAAAAACTCTCTTTATTGGAGCGTGAATGGGTCTGCGATTCATAATAAGAATAAATTGTTGAAGATTTCAAATGCCTTGCGGGCTTACAACGAGACACAGGATGAGTTGACAGCAACGGGAGAACAGAAGGATGGCGTGAATCGCCCGAGGGTTCGTTACATGGAAGGAGCTTCCATGAATTCTATCTGGGTGAACCAATCGTTGGGAATCGATCCGGCTACCGGTAATGAAATATTTAAAGCCCGGAATGGCGACATCGTGTCGGAATGGTCAACAGCCAATTATGCCATTGGCGGGTGTACGGATTCGGATGTGGAAGGGACTTTCGGTACAAATTTTACGTGGAAAGGCCTGTCGTTGAACATGACTTTCCGGTATCGAATTGGGGGGCAAATGTATAATCAAACGTTAGTGGATAAGGTGCAGGACGTGGATTTGCGTTATAACGTGGATCGCCGGGCTTTCGAAGAACGTTGGCAAAAACCGGGTGATAAGGTACGTTTCGCGGCATTCTCGGAGACTTATGACGGGATGAATGTCGGCTATGTCACTCGTCCGACATCCCGTTTCGTTGAGGATTATAATTATTTGGAACTGGCGACTTTGAATGTGGCATACGAATTTGGCGTGGCCCGTTTGAAACGATTGGGAATTAAACGCTTGAAAGCGATGTTTTATATGAATGACGTGTTCCATGCTTCCTCTGTAAAACAGGAAAGGGGAATAGACTATCCTTTTGCCCGTAATTTTAGTATCGGTTTGCAAGTCAGGTTTTAA
- a CDS encoding FecR family protein: MITRENEKWFRIAGLLARQRVGQLSEEELRELEEWREVSPENKLLYDRWQDGAFLEVGFKNYQRIGRRKALLDMEKRVQLQRKKEVRLRVLRWGAVAAVFVVAVFSSLYLFERETEEPVKEQVAIALMKPQRPVLRLDDGTTMLLDSLKGDFEEAGILVKKTGESTLSYSAENLPQQAQLAYNTIEVPKGAEFDLILSDGTRVWLNADSKLKYPVTFGNDKREVELEGEGYFKVTKDERKPFRVVVKKQTVEVLGTEFNVDAYPGEKNTYTTLVSGKVKVDADGQTVILDPGMQSVVNDEKMYTRKVNVAEVISWRNGMFVLENHTLEEIMSKLARWYDFTVFYQNASLKEATFKGKIPRYASFESVLDILEKTGEVKFNVKNQSVTVYQ; this comes from the coding sequence ATGATTACGCGTGAGAACGAAAAATGGTTTCGAATAGCCGGATTACTTGCCCGACAGCGAGTAGGACAGCTTTCTGAAGAAGAACTTCGGGAGCTGGAGGAATGGAGAGAAGTTTCTCCGGAAAATAAGCTGTTGTACGATCGCTGGCAAGATGGAGCATTCCTAGAAGTTGGTTTTAAAAACTACCAAAGAATCGGTCGTCGGAAGGCATTACTGGATATGGAGAAGCGAGTGCAGCTCCAACGTAAGAAAGAGGTAAGATTACGGGTTTTACGTTGGGGAGCAGTGGCGGCAGTATTTGTAGTGGCCGTGTTCAGTAGCTTATATTTGTTCGAGAGGGAAACAGAAGAACCTGTAAAGGAACAGGTGGCAATCGCTTTGATGAAACCACAACGTCCCGTGTTAAGGTTAGATGACGGGACTACAATGTTGTTGGATAGTTTGAAGGGGGATTTTGAAGAGGCTGGAATTTTGGTAAAGAAGACCGGAGAATCAACATTGTCTTACTCGGCAGAGAATTTGCCACAGCAAGCGCAATTGGCCTATAATACGATTGAAGTTCCCAAGGGGGCCGAGTTTGACTTGATTTTGTCCGATGGAACCCGAGTTTGGCTGAATGCCGATTCTAAATTGAAATATCCGGTTACTTTTGGAAATGATAAACGAGAGGTGGAATTAGAGGGAGAGGGGTATTTTAAAGTGACGAAGGATGAGAGAAAGCCTTTCCGTGTTGTCGTGAAAAAACAGACTGTGGAAGTGTTAGGAACTGAGTTTAACGTGGATGCCTATCCGGGAGAGAAGAACACTTATACCACTTTGGTCAGTGGGAAAGTGAAGGTGGATGCCGACGGTCAGACCGTGATTCTTGATCCGGGAATGCAATCCGTGGTGAATGATGAAAAGATGTACACCCGGAAGGTAAACGTGGCGGAGGTCATAAGCTGGCGAAACGGGATGTTCGTGTTGGAGAATCATACCTTGGAGGAGATTATGTCGAAACTAGCTCGTTGGTACGATTTTACGGTTTTCTATCAGAACGCGTCTTTAAAGGAGGCTACGTTTAAGGGTAAAATTCCTCGTTATGCTTCTTTCGAGTCGGTTTTGGATATATTGGAGAAAACGGGTGAAGTGAAGTTTAACGTGAAAAATCAATCTGTTACTGTTTATCAATAA
- a CDS encoding sigma-70 family RNA polymerase sigma factor, producing MNWNAQILIDFQRGKLDLLYRNVYPGLILYAIKYLGEESEFLAEDCVQNAIFSAWERRNKFDSVYTFKAFLYMAIKNDIISIHRKNSARERYVRELEDASCFANSVIDQEAQTLLYSAIEELPEKARIVFEMSFMEGLKNVEIAEKLGLSDSSVKKYKATALDFLRKKLEPSLFLFLFSGL from the coding sequence GTGAATTGGAATGCACAGATATTAATTGATTTCCAGCGAGGAAAGTTGGATTTGTTGTATCGGAATGTTTACCCGGGATTAATCTTGTATGCCATCAAGTATTTGGGGGAGGAAAGCGAGTTTTTGGCAGAGGATTGCGTGCAAAATGCCATTTTCAGTGCTTGGGAAAGAAGAAATAAATTCGATTCCGTGTACACGTTCAAGGCTTTTCTTTACATGGCGATCAAAAATGACATCATTAGTATTCACCGGAAAAATTCAGCTAGGGAGCGGTATGTCCGGGAGTTGGAGGATGCATCTTGTTTTGCCAATTCGGTGATTGATCAAGAGGCTCAGACATTGTTGTATAGCGCTATCGAGGAGTTGCCGGAGAAGGCAAGAATCGTTTTTGAAATGAGCTTTATGGAGGGGTTAAAGAACGTGGAGATTGCAGAAAAATTAGGTTTATCCGATAGCTCCGTGAAAAAATACAAGGCGACGGCCTTGGATTTCTTGCGTAAAAAACTAGAACCTTCTTTGTTTCTATTCTTATTTTCAGGCTTATAG